Proteins from a genomic interval of Quercus lobata isolate SW786 chromosome 11, ValleyOak3.0 Primary Assembly, whole genome shotgun sequence:
- the LOC115968879 gene encoding 2-hydroxyisoflavanone dehydratase-like, which yields MESTNNEVAHEFRFFRVYKDGRVEKFEWTQNQKIPPSDDPITGVQSKDVVISTEPSISARIFLPKIHDPTQKLPLLFYIHGGGFCFESAFSSLYHNHLISLASKANAIAVSIEYGLFPERPIPACYEDSWAGLQWVASHVNRNGSESWLNKYADFNRVFIGGDSGGGNVSHTLAVRVGSIGLPGIKVVGVILVHPFFGGMEDDQMWLYMCPTNGGLEDPRLKPPQEDLAKLGCERVLIIFAEKDHLRGVGECYYKELKKSGWVGTVEAVEHEGEGHIFHLMKPDCEKAVDLVNKFASFINRQE from the coding sequence ATGGAGTCAACCAACAATGAAGTAGCCCATGAATTCCGCTTCTTCCGGGTCTACAAAGATGGCCGAGTTGAAAAATTTGAATGGACTCAAAACCAAAAGATCCCACCTTCCGATGATCCAATCACTGGGGTCCAATCCAAAGACGTAGTTATTTCAACTGAGCCCTCCATCTCTGCCCGAATTTTCTTACCCAAGATCCATGACCCGACCCAGAAACTCCCTTTACTCTTCTACATCCATGGTGGTGGCTTTTGCTTTGAGTCTGCCTTCTCTTCACTTTACCATAACCACCTCATCTCATTGGCTTCTAAAGCCAATGCCATAGCAGTCTCAATTGAATATGGGCTTTTTCCAGAGCGACCCATACCCGCTTGTTACGAGGACTCATGGGCAGGGCTCCAATGGGTCGCATCTCACGTTAATAGAAATGGGTCGGAGTCATGGTTGAACAAGTACGCAGATTTTAACCGGGTCTTCATTGGTGGGGATAGTGGTGGAGGGAATGTTTCTCATACTTTGGcagttcgggtcgggtcaattgGGTTACCGGGTATTAAGGTTGTCGGGGTGATTTTGGTGCATCCATTCTTTGGTGGTATGGAGGATGATCAAATGTGGTTGTACATGTGTCCAACAAATGGTGGGTTAGAGGATCCTAGGTTGAAGCCTCCACAGGAGGATTTGGCCAAGCTTGGGTGTGAAagggttttgataatttttgcTGAGAAGGACCATTTAAGAGGTGTGGGTGAGTGTTACTATAAGGAGTTAAAGAAGAGTGGGTGGGTTGGAACTGTGGAGGCTGTGGAGCATGAAGGAGAGGGTCATATATTCCATTTGATGAAGCCAGATTGTGAGAAGGCTGTTGATTTGGTCAACAAGTTCGCTTCCTTTATCAACCGGCAAGAGTGA
- the LOC115968584 gene encoding probable carboxylesterase 1 has product MKVSFMANSLNLLLLRPSFPHFQCLFLRPSSYPRLRFKTRFYANYPSQNMGSQTTQNQILHEFRFFRVHKNGHIEKFQSTEKTPPFDDRVTGVQSKDIVVSSEPAISARIFLPKIQDPTRKLPVLFYVHGGGFCFESAFSPKLHNYVTTLSSEADVIAVSVEYRLAPEHPIPACYEDSWAALQWVASHAKRNGPEAWLNEHADLDRVFVAGDSAGGNISHYLASRVGSDGLPGVKLVGAVLVHPYFGGTDDDKMWLYMYPGNGGLQDPKLKPAVEDLARLGCERVLVFVAQKDHLREVGWTYYEELKKSGWGGNVEIVENEGEEHCFHIEDLSYVKAQALIKRFVSFLKEG; this is encoded by the coding sequence ATGAAAGTTTCCTTTATGGCCAACTCTTTAAATCTCCTTCTTCTTCGACCTTCTTTTCCTCACTTCCAATGTCTCTTTCTTAGACCCTCATCATACCCAAGACTCAGATTCAAAACCCGTTTCTACGCTAATTATCCATCTCAAAACATGGGCTCTCAAACCACCCAAAACCAAATACTCCATGAATTCCGCTTCTTCAGGGTACACAAAAACGGTCACATTGAAAAATTCCAATCCACAGAAAAAACGCCACCGTTTGACGACAGAGTCACCGGGGTCCAATCCAAGGACATCGTCGTTTCATCCGAACCCGCTATCTCCGCCCGCATTTTCTTACCCAAGATCCAAGACCCGACCCGGAAACTCCCCGTCCTTTTCTATGTCCACGGTGGCGGCTTCTGCTTCGAATCTGCGTTTTCTCCGAAGTTACACAACTACGTAACAACGTTGTCATCCGAGGCTGACGTCATCGCTGTCTCGGTCGAGTACAGGCTAGCTCCGGAGCACCCAATCCCAGCTTGTTACGAGGATTCGTGGGCTGCGCTCCAGTGGGTCGCGTCCCACGCTAAGAGAAATGGACCCGAGGCGTGGCTAAACGAACACGCTGATTTGGACAGAGTTTTTGTCGCTGGGGACAGTGCTGGAGGCAATATTTCTCACTATTTGGCTTCTCGGGTCGGGTCGGACGGGTTACCGGGTGTGAAGCTAGTTGGGGCGGTTTTGGTGCACCCGTATTTTGGTGGTACGGATGATGACAAAATGTGGCTGTACATGTATCCTGGAAATGGTGGGTTGCAGGATCCCAAGCTGAAACCGGCAGTAGAGGATCTGGCTAGGCTTGGGTGTGAGAGAGTGTTGGTTTTTGTGGCTCAAAAGGACCATTTGAGAGAGGTGGGTTGGACTTACTATGAGGAATTGAAGAAGAGTGGATGGGGTGGAAATGTAGAGATTGTAGAGAATGAAGGAGAAGAGCATTGCTTTCATATTGAGGATCTAAGTTATGTGAAGGCACAAGCTTTGATTAAACgttttgtttctttcttgaAGGAGGGTTAG